In Dehalococcoidales bacterium, the following are encoded in one genomic region:
- the rpsM gene encoding 30S ribosomal protein S13, with product MARIAGVDIPRDKQIWVALQYIYGIGSTRSQKILTQAGVNYDVKTDALTEGEVNRLREIIDKEYTVEGELRREIDLNIKRLIEIGSYRGSRHRHNLPVRGQRTRTNARVQRGSRKTVAGRGKRRGVAKK from the coding sequence ATGGCGCGTATTGCTGGAGTTGATATCCCCCGTGACAAGCAAATCTGGGTGGCATTGCAGTATATCTATGGTATTGGCTCTACCCGCAGCCAGAAGATTCTGACTCAGGCTGGCGTCAATTACGATGTCAAGACGGATGCGCTTACCGAGGGAGAGGTTAACCGCCTGCGGGAGATTATTGACAAAGAGTATACTGTTGAAGGGGAACTGAGAAGAGAGATTGACCTTAATATCAAGCGTCTCATTGAGATTGGCAGCTACCGGGGTTCGAGACACCGCCATAACCTGCCGGTCAGGGGGCAGCGCACGCGCACCAATGCCCGTGTCCAGCGTGGCTCGCGTAAGACAGTCGCCGGCAGGGGCAAGAGACGCGGTGTGGCCAAGAAGTAG
- the infA gene encoding translation initiation factor IF-1, translating to MPKTRKEVIEVEGTVVESLPNAMFRVELPNGHKVLAHISGKIRMHYIRILPGDSVLVELSPYDLNRGRITYRFK from the coding sequence ATGCCTAAAACCAGAAAAGAAGTTATCGAGGTTGAAGGAACGGTTGTTGAGTCTCTGCCCAACGCCATGTTTCGCGTTGAGCTGCCCAACGGGCATAAAGTACTGGCGCACATTTCAGGTAAAATAAGAATGCACTATATCAGGATTTTGCCCGGTGATAGCGTACTGGTTGAGCTATCGCCCTATGACCTGAACCGGGGCAGGATTACCTACCGGTTCAAGTAG
- the rpsD gene encoding 30S ribosomal protein S4 — protein MARYTLSVCKLCRRTGERLMLKGSKCIIKCTLERRPRPPGQQATQRRRRISDRGLQLMEKQRVRYSYGVLERQFRRIFAQAEKQMGITGDNLLVLLERRLDNAVYRLGFAESRAQARQLVRHGHITINGRKNDIPSCLVREGDTISWKESSTRSEYYQQLLKDIQAKSVVGWLSLNKQTLVGQVLSLPTPDDIDTKFDGKAIVEYYSR, from the coding sequence ATGGCAAGATATACGCTTTCAGTTTGCAAGTTGTGTCGTCGTACCGGTGAGCGGCTAATGCTCAAGGGCAGCAAGTGCATTATCAAATGCACACTGGAGAGAAGGCCGAGACCCCCGGGACAACAAGCCACTCAACGCCGCCGGCGGATTTCTGACCGCGGTCTTCAGTTAATGGAGAAGCAGAGAGTCCGCTACAGCTACGGCGTTCTGGAGAGACAGTTCCGGCGGATTTTCGCTCAGGCGGAGAAACAGATGGGTATCACCGGTGACAACTTGCTGGTATTACTGGAAAGGCGACTTGATAATGCGGTCTACCGTTTAGGCTTTGCAGAATCCCGTGCTCAAGCTCGCCAGCTGGTTCGGCACGGGCACATCACGATCAACGGACGTAAGAATGACATACCCTCTTGCCTGGTCAGGGAGGGGGATACTATTAGCTGGAAAGAGAGTAGTACCAGGTCTGAGTATTATCAGCAGTTGCTCAAAGATATTCAGGCTAAGTCTGTGGTCGGCTGGTTAAGCCTGAACAAGCAGACTCTCGTTGGGCAGGTTTTGTCTTTGCCCACCCCTGATGATATTGATACCAAGTTTGACGGGAAGGCGATAGTTGAGTACTACTCGCGATAA
- the rpmJ gene encoding 50S ribosomal protein L36 codes for MKVRASVKVRCDKCKVIKRHGVVRVICSNPKHKQRQG; via the coding sequence ATGAAAGTCAGAGCTTCAGTCAAAGTTAGATGTGATAAGTGTAAGGTAATTAAACGGCACGGGGTAGTCAGGGTCATTTGCTCTAACCCCAAGCATAAACAGAGGCAGGGTTAG
- the map gene encoding type I methionyl aminopeptidase, with protein sequence MSITIKSEPEITAMRQAGRIVATVLKVLKSQLRAGMKTEELDIIAAREAENLGATPSFKGYRGYPATLCVSVNDEIVHGIPGKRVLRDGDIVSLDFGVIFNGFHGDAALTAGVGKISPQAEQLIAVTEGALQTGIKAARHGTKLGDVSVAIQHYAESRGYSVVREYTGHGIGRQMHEDPQVPNFGLPGQGPTLKKGMTLALEPMVNAGGWRTRVGDDHWTVFTGDGSLSAHFEHTIAITDAEPEVLTAL encoded by the coding sequence GTGAGTATAACCATCAAATCCGAACCGGAGATTACCGCCATGCGGCAGGCCGGAAGGATTGTGGCTACGGTACTGAAAGTGTTAAAATCACAGTTGAGAGCAGGGATGAAGACGGAAGAATTAGATATTATTGCCGCGCGGGAAGCGGAAAACCTGGGAGCCACGCCCTCATTTAAGGGCTACCGGGGATATCCGGCTACTCTCTGTGTCTCAGTTAATGATGAGATTGTGCACGGCATTCCCGGAAAGCGGGTTCTGCGTGATGGCGATATCGTGTCGCTGGACTTTGGCGTTATTTTTAATGGTTTCCACGGAGATGCGGCGCTGACGGCGGGCGTGGGTAAGATTAGCCCGCAGGCGGAACAGCTGATAGCCGTTACCGAAGGCGCCCTCCAGACGGGGATTAAAGCCGCTCGCCACGGAACGAAGCTGGGAGACGTTTCGGTGGCCATTCAGCATTACGCCGAGTCAAGGGGCTACTCGGTAGTACGGGAATACACCGGACACGGTATTGGCCGGCAGATGCATGAAGATCCTCAGGTGCCCAATTTTGGGCTGCCGGGGCAGGGGCCGACTCTGAAGAAAGGAATGACTCTGGCTCTCGAGCCGATGGTAAATGCTGGCGGCTGGCGCACCAGGGTGGGCGATGACCACTGGACGGTCTTTACCGGTGACGGTAGCCTTTCCGCCCACTTCGAACACACCATTGCCATTACTGATGCTGAGCCTGAAGTGCTTACCGCTTTATAG
- the rpsK gene encoding 30S ribosomal protein S11 produces MTQRRRTRGKRRERKVVPSGKAYIQSTFNNTIVTLTDPQGNVLAWGSSGSSGFKGSRKGTPYAAQLAARDAARRAMEHGLRQIEVFVKGPGSGREAAIRSLQSSGLFITSIMDVTPIPHNGCRPPKRRRV; encoded by the coding sequence ATGACACAGAGGAGGCGAACCAGAGGAAAACGGCGGGAAAGAAAGGTTGTTCCGTCAGGGAAAGCCTATATCCAGTCCACCTTTAACAATACGATTGTGACCCTTACTGACCCCCAGGGTAATGTCCTTGCCTGGGGCAGCTCAGGGTCATCAGGATTTAAGGGTTCACGGAAAGGTACTCCCTATGCCGCCCAGCTGGCGGCCCGGGACGCCGCGCGTAGAGCCATGGAGCACGGCCTGCGCCAGATTGAGGTCTTTGTTAAGGGGCCGGGCAGCGGCCGTGAGGCGGCAATCCGTTCTTTGCAAAGCTCGGGCCTCTTTATCACCAGCATTATGGATGTGACTCCAATTCCGCATAATGGCTGCCGTCCTCCGAAGAGAAGGCGGGTGTAA